TTTGAATCTCCATAAATACCAGATTTTCCTGGCCGCTGTTTTCAATCCTGTGGATGGATTTTCTTGGAATATCGACTGATTGTCCGGCAGTCACCGGAACTATTTTCTCGCCGAGTGTCCACAGGCCTTTACCGCTGACGATGTACCAGTGCTCATCACGATGCTGGTGGCGCTGGAGGCTTAGGCGCTTTCCCGGATACACCACAATTTTTTTATTCTTAACGGTATTCTCATCGGAAAGTATTCTATAAAATCCCCAGGGACGGTGATCTTCACGCCTGGTTGTCTCCATGATCCGCTCATACACCCGGATATATTTTTTGACCATGCAGTCGATGGTAAAATGATCCATCACTGTCCGACGGCAGAATTCCCGGTCAATATCCCTGATACGTTCCACCGCGCCGACGGCCTCATGGATGCCGGAAACGAGAAATCCGTTTTTATTATTCCGGATAAGCTCGGGCATACTCCCCCGGTTGTTTGCGATGACCGGGGTTCCGCAGGCCATGGCTTCGATAATGGAAAGGCCGAAGGGCTCGTTGAAATTGATGGGGTGAAGCAGTGCAAGGGCTTTGCCTAATAGTTTATTTCTTTTTTCGGGTCCGACACTGCCCAGATAAACCACACTGGCACCGTCAATGAACGGCTGGACATGGTCTTTAAAATATACGCTGTCCTGAATAATTCCTGCCATGATCAGTCTTCTGCCGCATGCCCGGGCGATTTCAATGGCCTCTTTAGCGCCTTTATCCGGATGGATACGACCGAAAAACAACAGATAGTCTTCCGGGGCCGTCTGGAAATGAAATTCATTTATATCAATGCCGTGGTGAATGGTGTCAATATAATCCAGGTCTTCGGCGCGGTCGGCATCACTGATGGAAACATAGAATGTTTTTTTATTGTACTTGCGGTACACCGGTAAAATTTTTGGAGATGAAAAACCGTGGATGGTTGTCACCACCGGTGTTCTGGTAAGGCCAGTATAGGTTAAAGGAAGAAAATCAAAATTATTGTGTATGATATCAAATTCTTCTGCATGATCAAATAATTCGGAGATGTGAAGGCATTCGTATACCTTGGGAATGATGTTTGAATCCTCTTCATATCCTCTGGAGCACACGGCATGCAGGCTGCCGTGTGTAATCGAATCTCCTGTGGCAAACAGCGTGACGTCATGACCAAGGCCCACCAGGGCTTCAGTCAGCAATGAAGCTATCTTTTCCCAGGGGCCGTAGTGCCGTGGAGGGGTGCGCCAGGCAATGGGTGACAGCATGGCAATGCGCATAAAATTGTCCTTTATATTTACCCTGTTGAATAGGGTGAAGACTGATGCAACAGTTCATCTGCATAAAGTTTTTGCAGTGTCATTAGCGACAGCAGCCAGGCAAGCGTTGATTCCGCCCCCTGGTTCTGGTTGATGCCATCCACCATCAGTCCGTCCCGGCATCCGCCGGTTTTAGGGTCATACAGCGGCATGTTCAGATCATTTTGTCCCAGAAACCAGTTAAAACACATGACGGCTTTCTCAAACCATTGACGGTCATGGGAAATGCTGTAGGCTGCGGCACATGCTTCAACCATGGTTTTAGCTTCGATGGGCTGCTGATCAAATCTGGCTCTTTCTTCTTTTTTTCTATACCAGCCGTGACAGCCGATGGGGACAAAATGGTGATCTGTCGTCTGGATGGACAGCAGCCACGTAAGACTGTCCAAACCCATCTTCACCATCTCGTGGTTTTCCATTCGATGCCCCGATACCAAAAGCGCCTGGGACAGTTTTGCATTGGCATAGTTCAAGGTATCCTCTATCCATGGCCAGTCATCGGTTTTATTTTCGCAAAACTGGGTGAATAATTTTCCTGCCAGAACATCCCTGATCCTTTTGGCGTCACTGTCACCTGAAAATTTTTCCAGGTAGGCGTCAATGCCCACCAGGCAGAATGCCACAGCCCTGGGCGACCTGAAAGTCTCTGTGGCAAGCAATGCCTTTTTAAAAAGCACGGTACTCATGGTCCGATGATCTGAATTTTCCAGAAACGCCACGGTTTTTCCCAGACACCAGACAGCCCGTCCGTGGGAATCCTCGGAACCGATCTCCTCAGCCCAATCTCTTGCATAGGTCATAAAATTACGGAACCGACCGTTTTTTTCATTGTATGCGTATAAAAGGAATCCTAAATAATGGCCGCTTAAGGCGTCCAGGCCAAGGCCGTTGATCGGCAGATATCTTTGTCCCATGGCAGCCGCCAGCAGGGCTCTGGCATTATCATCCGTGCAGTATCCATGCAGTCTGCTGGGGATGGTATGATCTGCGTGCTGTAGGATGCCGGTATCATCGGTCATGGCTTTAAGGTGATCCAGCTTGATCTCGGGCAGGTCAAAGCGGGTAATGGCTTTAAGGTTTTCCACGTAGGAATGTCTGGGTCTTGGATGCTGGATTCGCTTCTGGCGAACCTCATTGAAGAGGTCAAGATAGTTTTGGCAGACTTTTGCCCACACGGCTTGTCTTGTGAAGGTGTATGCTTTTTTACGGATGGCATGGCGCTGGGTATCATCGCATAAAAGGGCGTTAATCTGTTCTGCCATGGCGCCGGGATTGTTGAACGGTACAATTTTGCCCCTGCCGTCTGCCAGCATTTCCTGTGCATACCAGTAAGGGGTGGAAATGACGGCCTTGCCTGTTCCCATGGCGTAGGCAAGGGTTCCAGACGTAATCTGAGCCTCTTCAAGATACGGGGTGATGTAAATATCTGCAACGCCCAGGAATTCACACAGTTCTCTCAAGGGGACAAAATTATTCTGGAATATGACATGGTCGCTGATATTCAGATTGTGAACAATTTGTTGAAGCATTATCCGGTAGGCTTCCCCTTTGGTTTTCAGCACATGGGGATGGGTAGCGCCAAGGATGATATACATCACGTCCGGATATCTGTCGATCACAGCCGGAAGTGCCTGGAGCACGGTTTCAATTCCTTTGTTGGGTGAAAGCAGGCCAAAGGTGAGTAAGACCTTTTTACCCTCCACATCGAATTTGTCTTTATGAAAACTTGAATCGATAAAGGGCATATCCGGAATGCCGTGGTGTATAAAAGCGACTTTCTCCCGGGGGATACCATAGATATCCTGGAGAAATTGTTCTGCTTTTTCGCTCATGACCACCAGTTTGTCCGACAATTCCCCCAGCTTGATCATGACGTTACGATATTCGGGAGAAGGGTCTTTCAACACGGTATGCAGTGTTGTTACCACCGGCATATGCAGATTTGACAATAGTTTGAGAAGATGACTTCCTGCGGGCCCCCCGAAAATACCAAATTCATGCTGAAGACAGACAATGTCTGTGTGACTGATATTCAAAAACTGGGCGGTAATACCATAATCTGCCAATTTGTTCTGATTGATTTCAAAGCGTACTTTTTCAGGATATGCATATCCTTCCATTATGTCGTTCATGGCAACCGCCCAGCAATGGATATCCTTGGCCCGGTCAGATAAACCTTCAACCAGATCTCTTGTAAAAGTGGCTATGCCGCATTGTCTGGGCAGATAATTGCCGATTACGGCAATGGAGTTGATTCCCTCAATAGGGCGTTCTTCCGTTATCATACTCTTCTCCTGTTCCGGTTGTGGACAGCAGGGAGACATCATTTTCTCTTTTGCTGCCCCAAAACCGTTCTGTTTTTTTGTGAAACCGTTTCACAACAGTCAAATGGAGTTATTTTTTATGTTTGAAACTTACCTGAAATTTTTGTTCAAAGGCACACGCAATGATCTGGGCAACATGATTTTCCTGGGTAATGTGATCCATATGAATGACCAGATCAAATTCACCAGGGGAGATTTTTTCCCTGAGAAAAATTTTTTTGAAAAATTCATGATGGTCATCATCAATGATGTTTAATTTTTCTTCTGCTTCACTTTTCCCTATACCCAGCGTATTCGCCAATTTTTCAATCCGGTGCTCTTTGCTGCATACCAATTGTACTGATAAGACGGTATGGCGAGGCAGAATCAAGTGGGTCCCCCGGCCAATAAATATCGTCGGTTCGGTATGAGCCAATGCTGTAACCGTTTTTGCCAGCTGTTTGACATAGTCGGTTTTAAAAAATTTTTTCTCAACGGAAAGAGACACAAGCAGTTCACGCATCTTTCCCGGAAACCGCTCATCGAAAGTCTCAATGATCTTTTCTGTAAGAGAAGAATCTTTTGCCATATGCTCTATAATTTCTTTATCAATCACACGATAGCCTGTTATTTCCGACAGAAAATCAGCCACTTCCATGGCGCCGGCACCTATCCCTCGGGATAAACAAATACAATGCTTTTGTGAGAAATGGCTGGCTGTTTTTATTTCTGCCCGGGCTCTTTCCCATTGTCTGACTTGCGCACCGGCCCAATCTGAGGCGCTCATCATTCTCTTGCCATAATATCCGGGAGGATAAACCGTTTCTTTAGATGTATTTTTCATATCTTTTCTCCTTTTTTAGGAATGGCTTCTCTAAAGCCTATAATTCATGTTACGTGCCAGGACAGAACACATCGACATCGTCTCTGTAACCTCTTGATTCGTAAGGTTATTAATAAAAAATTAAGATCAGCGAATAGTTTGAAAAGTTTTTAACAACTGGATAAAAAGGTCAGATGCGCCCAAGCGGTCATATTTAACCTCGTTTTAAACGGCGGGCATCGGCGGGACGCCTGAGACAATCGCCACGCCTACAGGGGCGCTCTGCTATGCCCAGGTCACGTCATCTTAATTTTCATCGGCTTGCTTGTGAAAATATAATGTTTTTAAGAAGGGATATCTTTAATAACCGATGTGAATGGACTCGAACGACCCAAATAGATTACCCAGCCACAAAACCAAGGCGATGACAGCCAGAATGTTAAGTATCTGCCGTATCCTCCTGTCCATGGGGATATATCTGTTGGCCAGCCAGAACAGAAATCCGACAAAGATTAAAATGATGCTAAACTGTACAAGGTCTGTCATTGCTCCTCCTGTTTTCTTTGTGTGCATCGTTGCTTAGAATGTGGAAACCTGCCTGTGATTTTTTTTACCCACCCCGGAAAATGCATCGATATCCCTCCATGGGGTCAGCAATCAAGCACTACGCAATTTCTGCCGTTGGCTTTGGCCTTGTATAAGCATTTATCTGCTTTTGAAACCCAGGAGAGAAAATCGTTATCGGAACTATTTTTAACCAGCCCTTGGGTGACCCCGATACTGATGGTCGTAAAAATACCGTCCGGTCTGGATTCTTCCACCTCTTTTCGGATTTTTTCAGCCATCACAGGCACTGCAGAAGTATGGATATTGGGAAACAGGATGACAAATTCTTCCCCGCCATACCGGCACATCACATCCGATTTCCGGACAGTCCCCTTCAAAGATTTCGCAAGGTCTTTGAGTACGGTATCACCCCTTGGATGG
Above is a window of uncultured Desulfobacter sp. DNA encoding:
- a CDS encoding cytidylate kinase-like family protein; this translates as MKNTSKETVYPPGYYGKRMMSASDWAGAQVRQWERARAEIKTASHFSQKHCICLSRGIGAGAMEVADFLSEITGYRVIDKEIIEHMAKDSSLTEKIIETFDERFPGKMRELLVSLSVEKKFFKTDYVKQLAKTVTALAHTEPTIFIGRGTHLILPRHTVLSVQLVCSKEHRIEKLANTLGIGKSEAEEKLNIIDDDHHEFFKKIFLREKISPGEFDLVIHMDHITQENHVAQIIACAFEQKFQVSFKHKK
- a CDS encoding Thivi_2564 family membrane protein, with the protein product MTDLVQFSIILIFVGFLFWLANRYIPMDRRIRQILNILAVIALVLWLGNLFGSFESIHIGY
- a CDS encoding glycosyltransferase; translation: MRIAMLSPIAWRTPPRHYGPWEKIASLLTEALVGLGHDVTLFATGDSITHGSLHAVCSRGYEEDSNIIPKVYECLHISELFDHAEEFDIIHNNFDFLPLTYTGLTRTPVVTTIHGFSSPKILPVYRKYNKKTFYVSISDADRAEDLDYIDTIHHGIDINEFHFQTAPEDYLLFFGRIHPDKGAKEAIEIARACGRRLIMAGIIQDSVYFKDHVQPFIDGASVVYLGSVGPEKRNKLLGKALALLHPINFNEPFGLSIIEAMACGTPVIANNRGSMPELIRNNKNGFLVSGIHEAVGAVERIRDIDREFCRRTVMDHFTIDCMVKKYIRVYERIMETTRREDHRPWGFYRILSDENTVKNKKIVVYPGKRLSLQRHQHRDEHWYIVSGKGLWTLGEKIVPVTAGQSVDIPRKSIHRIENSGQENLVFMEIQTGDYFGEDDIERLADDFGRI
- a CDS encoding glycosyltransferase family 4 protein — translated: MITEERPIEGINSIAVIGNYLPRQCGIATFTRDLVEGLSDRAKDIHCWAVAMNDIMEGYAYPEKVRFEINQNKLADYGITAQFLNISHTDIVCLQHEFGIFGGPAGSHLLKLLSNLHMPVVTTLHTVLKDPSPEYRNVMIKLGELSDKLVVMSEKAEQFLQDIYGIPREKVAFIHHGIPDMPFIDSSFHKDKFDVEGKKVLLTFGLLSPNKGIETVLQALPAVIDRYPDVMYIILGATHPHVLKTKGEAYRIMLQQIVHNLNISDHVIFQNNFVPLRELCEFLGVADIYITPYLEEAQITSGTLAYAMGTGKAVISTPYWYAQEMLADGRGKIVPFNNPGAMAEQINALLCDDTQRHAIRKKAYTFTRQAVWAKVCQNYLDLFNEVRQKRIQHPRPRHSYVENLKAITRFDLPEIKLDHLKAMTDDTGILQHADHTIPSRLHGYCTDDNARALLAAAMGQRYLPINGLGLDALSGHYLGFLLYAYNEKNGRFRNFMTYARDWAEEIGSEDSHGRAVWCLGKTVAFLENSDHRTMSTVLFKKALLATETFRSPRAVAFCLVGIDAYLEKFSGDSDAKRIRDVLAGKLFTQFCENKTDDWPWIEDTLNYANAKLSQALLVSGHRMENHEMVKMGLDSLTWLLSIQTTDHHFVPIGCHGWYRKKEERARFDQQPIEAKTMVEACAAAYSISHDRQWFEKAVMCFNWFLGQNDLNMPLYDPKTGGCRDGLMVDGINQNQGAESTLAWLLSLMTLQKLYADELLHQSSPYSTG